AGTTGATCGACGAATACGGGCGCGCCCTGAAGAACTCTGGCGACCCACTGTGGGAGGCAAAAAAGAACGAGCTGCAAACCATTAACGAGACGTTGGACAAGGATCTCCGCGATTCCGGCATCAAGGGCTCTGAGGGACAGCGCGATCTGGTCAGCATGACATTGCGCTATGCGGCGATCATGAAAAAGGACGAAGAGTTCCGCCTCGATTGCCTGTGCGATAATGTTATCCCCGATTGCCCCGGACTGGACACGAACGAATGGAGCTTGATCCCGCTCGCCTGCGTGACCTTGTCCAACTACTCCGCAGGAAAGGTCGCGGCCACGGATGTTTGCATGATGTGCTGTCGCAAGCAGGCCAACACACCTCGCAGCCAGCGCTTCTATTTGGGCGATGTCGTGGGCGATATTCTGGCAGGCGTCAAAGAGCTTTGCGCCGAAGAACAATTGCGCGCCGAAGCCAGTCCTGCCGTCCGCCTTCGCGAATGGTTGCGCGAAGCGGGCGCCGCCCCGTGGGATCCGCCCTATGGCACTCCGCTTTGGCCCCCGAAGCCAACCTATGGCGGCAGCGTGACGACCACGAACAGTGGTCAAACCATCGGTGGCGCGGCGTCCGTGCTGAACCAGTGGCAACGCGCCGACAACCCAGAAATCGAGGACGTGACAGGCAAAACCGTCGAGGATTCGCTGTCACTGCTCAAGAACGCAGGTTTCGAGCTTTCGGAACCGCCAGTGGTATCGAGCATCGACGAATTGCTAGCACTCGCCCCAGAGGGCAAACCATTGCTCAACCGCCGCCCGCAGAAGGGCGACACCGTTGCATTGCTCGCCAAAGGCGAGACGGCGATCGAGTTTGTTGTCATCAAACAAGCGTTCTTCTTCGGTAGGCTCATGGTGCCGCTCTTCACAGGGACGTTCCTAGGCGGGCAGCTTGCGGCCGACACAACTGAAACTGGTAAGCGCAGTAGTGGCTCAGCCGCGAGTGATACGAAAGCCAAGGATACGGATATTGTCTTTCAGCCGGGGTTACTGGCAAACGCCAAGGTCACCGCCGCTGCCATTGCAATCGCGCTTGAAAACCAGCCGAAGGAAGACACTCGCAAGGACGAAGCCAAACGGGCAACGACGCCCGCGGCGGCCATCAACCGAGAGACGAACGTCATCCTGTCAATGCCTCCCGCGCGAAATTTGGGAACGGGAGCGAGCGCTACTACGCCGCCCACCCCAACGGAAACTCGCACGAAAAAGCGCGCACTCCGCGCTGAACGTGCAGCGAGGCGGCGCACCACCAAGCCCAAAAGGTCATCTTAGGTGACGTTGAAATGCAAGGTGGATAAATCATGAAAACCAAGGCGCGCACAGTCACCCGAACGGCACGGCCCCAAAGGTCGGTGGTTCCTGTGCGCCGCCCGCAGCCATCGCTTGCGCGCGCGGTCCTTATTCAGCCTTCGCTCACTGTTGGGGCGGTCAATGATCCGGCGGAACGGGAGGCCGAAACCATGGCCGCGCGCGTCGTTGGGGCGACGGCACCAACTCAGACCTCCCCCCCTGTTGCCGCTGCCGGTGGGGCTGGACCAGCCACCGCCGCCCCCCTACGGCGCGACGCCACCAGCCAGCCCAATCTGGATGAGCTCACCCCCGACCCCGCCCCTGCGGAGCATCAGGATTTCGAACTGCCCACAGAAAACGATGTTGCGGCCGACGGTCTGGAAGCCACTGACATGGACGAGCTGGAAAGTGGCGAGCCTATGGCCGCTGGCGGCAGTGCCGAAGGCGCGGTTCAGGCCTCTGCCGCTCCGCAGGCTGCCGTCGGACGCATGGGTGGCCGGGCACCCGCCGATGTATCGCGCCTTGTCGCCAACCCCGGCCCCGGTCGCCCCTTGCCAAACGGGGTGCGGCAGAGGATCGAGCCTCATTTTGGCACCAGCTTCGAGCATGTCCGCCTCCATGACGGCCCCGCCGATCAAGACGCCGCTGCCCGCATTGGTGCCCGCGCCTTTGCCCACCGCAACCGCATCTGGCTGGGGCGTGGCGAAAGCCCCACCAACACGCGGCTCATGGCTCATGAACTGACGCACGTCGTGCAACAGACCGAAGGCGCGGATCGCCTGCCCATCAACCGCAGGCAGGGCCAAGACGGTGTTGTGCAGCGCGAGCCGATACGCCGCGAGGAGGAGGAAGGCTGGCTGTCAGGTAAATTGGAAGGCTACGCGCGCCATGTGCCGGGCTACACGCTGATCACTGTGCTGGTCGGCAAGCGCCTGATCTCCGGCAAGAAGGTCCCGATGACCGCCTCCAACCTGCTGGAAGGGCTATTTGGCCTGATCCCGCTTGGCACCGTCCTGTTCGACAAGCTCAAAGAAGCCAAAGTCGTTGAAGATGCGTTCGCGTGGACCAAGCTGCGACTGTCTCAGTTGAACATCACATGGAGTCGCGTCAGCGGCCTGATCGACAAGATCTGGGACGCGCCTTGGTCCGGGACGATCAAATACATCATCGGCCTGTTCGCGCCCTTGGTGCGCGATATCATCACGTTCGCCACCGATGTCGGCAAAAAGGTTCTGGAGCTGATCGTGCAAGGCGCGTTGAAGCTCGCTGGGCCTTGGGCCGCGAAGGTTTGGGGCGTCTTGCAAGGCGCAGGTCAGGTGCTTGGTCTGATCGTGAAAGATCCACTTGGCTTCGCCATGAACCTTGTCAGGGCCGTCGTCGGCGGGTTCAAGCAGTTCGGCACCAACATTCTGGCGCATCTAAAAAAGGGCCTTCTGGGCTGGCTTTTCGGGGCCGTCGCCAAGGCAGGCATCACCATGCCCGAAAAGCTGGATTTCAAAGGGCTTATGTCGCTTGCGATGCAACTTCTTGGCATCACCTATGCCAATTTTCGCAAAGAGCTGGTCAAAAAGCTCGGCCCATCAGGTGAGCGTAAAGTCGCGATGATCGAGGCATCGGTCGAAATCGTGCGTGTCCTGCTGAAGGAAGGGTTCGCAGGCATCTGGCAAAAAATGCTGGAGATGATCGAGAACTTCAAATCCACGTTGATCGGCGGGCTGATCAGCATGGTTACGACGTCGATCGTCAAGGCGGGCATTGGCCTGCTTGCCGGGCTCTCGAACCCGATTGGCGCAGTGGTGAAGGTGGTGTTGTCCATCTACAACCTGATTGTCGCCTTTGTTGAGCGGCTCGACCAGATCATGGCCGTTGCCCAGTCCATTTTCTCGTCCATTGGTGCCATCGCCAGAGGTCAGGTTTCGTCTGCCGCAAACTTCATTGAAGAGACGATCGGGCGCACGGTGCCGGTTGTCATTTCATTCCTCGCAGCGGCGTTCGGCATCACCGGAATATCCACCAAAATCAGAGAGATCATCGCCAGACTTCAAGCGCCGGTGAAAAAGGCTATGGGCAAAATGATCGGCTTCGTCATCAAGAAAGCGAAAGCGCTCTTTTCGAAACTGATCGGCAAGCTGAACGGCAAGCGAAAGCTGCCGTCCAAGGCATTCAAGATCGGACGCACCCCTCACACCCTTTATGGCAAGTATGTCGGCAAGAAGGTCGAGGTGTATATGGCCTCCGAAGACGGGCCACTAAGCGGCAAAGGCCCAGCCACAAATGCCGAGACTGCCGATAACAAAGAGAAAAGCGCGACCGAAGCGTCCAACACTCTGGAGAAATCCAGCAATGAATCCGCGTCCGAAACCGGAGAAGTTACCAGCGGCATCGACCCGCAATCCCAAAAGCAGAACAATCAAACCAAATACGCAACCCTGCACGCCGAGCTCATCGAAGCGGCAGAGGAGTTCGAACGCTTGGGCTTGGATATCGAAAAGAACCCCTTCCTCGATACCTCGGGCAAAGGTCAGTCCCTCCTGCGCAACAAAGAGCCGCGTTCCGAGTTTTTCGAGGGTACGGTCGACACCTATAGTAAACTCACTGCTGCTGCCTCGAAGAATGATCCCAAAGACGGCTATCGGCTTTCAAGATTCTACGAACTGGATCACACCATCGAAAAGCGGTTTCCCTTGGGGGTCTTCGAACAGCTCCATGTTCTGAATGATCTGTCAGGAACACCACAGCTGGACTCTGAATTCTTACGGGCATCGCGGCAGAAAAAGGCGAATAAAACCGGCATCAATGCGTTGCCGGGCACCAGCCTGGAAGCCAGCGTTCAGAAAGAAGCGGCTCCCGTACTGGGACTGCTCAACAGTAAAGCCACAGGCGACAAGATCGGCCCGGACGCCGGAGGCTTCCCTGCTATGGCGGTCTACCACCGCAACCATATTCAGGGCAAAGGCAAGAACCTTCCAGACGCCAGCACGATCATAAAAGCTGCCCTGTCAAAGAAAACTGTCGACGAGCGGGTGAGTGATGTCAAATCAGCGATCAAAGCACAACTCAACGCCGAGGCCGAGGATATCAAAGCAATTTATCAAGCCGATCCGTCTGCTTCTGATCTCGTAAAAACCAACGTCATTAAGGGGATAGAAGCACTGAAGGCACAGAACATGGCGCTTTACGGGCTCGACCGCGTGCAACCCAAACGAACGCCACACACACTCGCCACCGCCAAGGCCAATAACGGCAGCGACATCCTGTTCGAAGGCGGTCAGGCGAATGGAAATGACCTGATCAAAATCGAAGGAATTGGCATGAAATACGGCGCGCGCTCATCGAAGATAGGAGACTTTATCGAGTATGATCACATCCTCGACAAGGCCTTCGTCCATGCCGCCAAGAGCCATAAAATCATCGACGCACACGAAAAATTGCCGGTCAAACTAGCCTCCGACAAAAACGCGACGTCAAAACTTCAAGCCCGTTTGGACCGTTTGGCTGAGCTGGAGGCCACGCCTCTATTTTCCGACAAACCCAAAGTTTTGGGCTATGCTGACGATGACGGCTTTGCCGTGCCCATTTATCGACCGCTGGCGACTGAAGTGACTTCGGCCGTCAAGCAACCCGTCGACACCGTGAGAGCACCGGTCAAGACCGCCGACTATCAAAGCGACGCCGCGGAATATGTGCGATCTGGCATTCCCGCAGCACGGTTAAGCTTCGTCGCCAAGAAACGGGCCGCAATCCAGCGTGTTTTGGAGTCGCGGACCGCCAACCACGCCAGCGCGGTGCGGGAGGTATATTTGCCCGAAGTGGCAAAGGTGAAGACCATCAATTCGGACCCGGCCGGTGCCGAGCGTAAGATGAAAATTGTATTAAAGAATCTGTATGTTTCCCTGAGAAAGGCGGAATCCGAAACCGTCAAGCTCTTCCAATAAAACGAAATTTGATTTGGAGAATGACACATGCCCCTATCCCCCGCCTCCACTGAACTCGGCTTCTTTCGCTCGTCAGAAAGCCGCGACAGCAAATACGATCCTTCTGCTATTGGTCTTGCCTTCTCTGGCGGCGGATATCGTGCGTCATTGTTCCACGCAGGCGCAGTAATCCGCCTGAACGAGTTGGGCATCCTGTCTCGTGCATCGCGCATCGCTTCAGTCTCGGGCGGGTCAATCACCACCGGTATTCTGGCGATGAACTGGGACAAGATCGATTGGAACGGCAAAGCCCCCCACGTCGCGACCCATGAAGCCATGAGCGAGCATTTCATCAAGCCGCTGATGGCCGCGA
Above is a window of Litoreibacter janthinus DNA encoding:
- a CDS encoding eCIS core domain-containing protein, giving the protein MKTKARTVTRTARPQRSVVPVRRPQPSLARAVLIQPSLTVGAVNDPAEREAETMAARVVGATAPTQTSPPVAAAGGAGPATAAPLRRDATSQPNLDELTPDPAPAEHQDFELPTENDVAADGLEATDMDELESGEPMAAGGSAEGAVQASAAPQAAVGRMGGRAPADVSRLVANPGPGRPLPNGVRQRIEPHFGTSFEHVRLHDGPADQDAAARIGARAFAHRNRIWLGRGESPTNTRLMAHELTHVVQQTEGADRLPINRRQGQDGVVQREPIRREEEEGWLSGKLEGYARHVPGYTLITVLVGKRLISGKKVPMTASNLLEGLFGLIPLGTVLFDKLKEAKVVEDAFAWTKLRLSQLNITWSRVSGLIDKIWDAPWSGTIKYIIGLFAPLVRDIITFATDVGKKVLELIVQGALKLAGPWAAKVWGVLQGAGQVLGLIVKDPLGFAMNLVRAVVGGFKQFGTNILAHLKKGLLGWLFGAVAKAGITMPEKLDFKGLMSLAMQLLGITYANFRKELVKKLGPSGERKVAMIEASVEIVRVLLKEGFAGIWQKMLEMIENFKSTLIGGLISMVTTSIVKAGIGLLAGLSNPIGAVVKVVLSIYNLIVAFVERLDQIMAVAQSIFSSIGAIARGQVSSAANFIEETIGRTVPVVISFLAAAFGITGISTKIREIIARLQAPVKKAMGKMIGFVIKKAKALFSKLIGKLNGKRKLPSKAFKIGRTPHTLYGKYVGKKVEVYMASEDGPLSGKGPATNAETADNKEKSATEASNTLEKSSNESASETGEVTSGIDPQSQKQNNQTKYATLHAELIEAAEEFERLGLDIEKNPFLDTSGKGQSLLRNKEPRSEFFEGTVDTYSKLTAAASKNDPKDGYRLSRFYELDHTIEKRFPLGVFEQLHVLNDLSGTPQLDSEFLRASRQKKANKTGINALPGTSLEASVQKEAAPVLGLLNSKATGDKIGPDAGGFPAMAVYHRNHIQGKGKNLPDASTIIKAALSKKTVDERVSDVKSAIKAQLNAEAEDIKAIYQADPSASDLVKTNVIKGIEALKAQNMALYGLDRVQPKRTPHTLATAKANNGSDILFEGGQANGNDLIKIEGIGMKYGARSSKIGDFIEYDHILDKAFVHAAKSHKIIDAHEKLPVKLASDKNATSKLQARLDRLAELEATPLFSDKPKVLGYADDDGFAVPIYRPLATEVTSAVKQPVDTVRAPVKTADYQSDAAEYVRSGIPAARLSFVAKKRAAIQRVLESRTANHASAVREVYLPEVAKVKTINSDPAGAERKMKIVLKNLYVSLRKAESETVKLFQ